In Prescottella soli, a genomic segment contains:
- a CDS encoding MBL fold metallo-hydrolase — MNSTDSLGYAVFVNDAPPQNNGLLPNGEPKRFSPVAATLVYGAEDAVLTDPGFTTDHVRALGDWVEGKSRNLTDIFITHGHGDHWFAAEMLARRFGARVVAGPGTIAQMHANIAARPVVWDKVYTNIPPTSVTAETVPGNRFALEGHDLEIVEVGHSDTDDTSVLNVPDLGLVVAGDVIYNGVHQYLGEGAVVGGFGPWRDAIDKVEALGPRRIVCGHQNRDLDDDAERTIAATRRYLDDADEMLRTQTTAVDFFDAMIDRYPDYLGRTVLWAGASALYGVREHPEGDVGRILSAGWL, encoded by the coding sequence ATGAACTCGACCGACAGTCTCGGCTACGCCGTCTTCGTCAACGACGCACCCCCGCAGAACAACGGGCTACTTCCCAACGGGGAGCCCAAGAGGTTCTCTCCCGTCGCCGCTACCCTCGTCTACGGAGCCGAGGACGCGGTTCTCACCGATCCCGGATTCACGACGGATCATGTTCGGGCGCTCGGTGATTGGGTCGAGGGGAAGAGTCGGAACCTCACGGACATCTTCATCACCCACGGCCACGGCGATCACTGGTTCGCCGCCGAGATGCTGGCACGACGGTTCGGCGCGCGTGTCGTCGCCGGCCCGGGGACGATCGCGCAGATGCACGCCAACATCGCGGCCCGGCCGGTGGTGTGGGACAAGGTGTACACGAACATCCCGCCGACCTCCGTCACGGCGGAGACGGTGCCGGGCAACCGCTTCGCTCTCGAGGGACACGATCTGGAGATCGTCGAGGTCGGCCATTCCGACACCGACGACACCAGCGTCCTGAACGTCCCCGACCTCGGGCTCGTCGTCGCCGGCGACGTGATCTACAACGGCGTCCACCAGTACCTCGGGGAAGGAGCGGTCGTCGGCGGCTTCGGTCCCTGGCGGGACGCGATCGACAAGGTCGAGGCGCTGGGGCCGCGGCGAATCGTGTGCGGACACCAGAACCGGGACCTCGACGACGACGCCGAGCGCACCATCGCGGCGACGCGGCGGTACCTCGACGACGCCGACGAGATGTTGCGAACCCAGACCACCGCCGTCGACTTCTTCGACGCGATGATCGATCGCTACCCCGACTACCTGGGGCGGACGGTGCTGTGGGCCGGAGCGAGCGCACTCTACGGCGTGCGTGAACACCCCGAAGGCGACGTCGGCCGGATCCTGTCAGCCGGTTGGCTCTGA
- a CDS encoding acyl--CoA ligase family protein codes for MPELSASANHTPLSPLRFLDRSASVFPDKTAIVHGDRRYTYREFADEAAQLARVLRSRIEPGDRVAYLCPNTPEMLMAHFAVPLAGGVLVALNSRLAGPELEYILDHAGVKILFVDSELVDSVRTVRANVGSVAEIIEIPDSTISRPDVPAGVVTGVYDEFLRSRDGLTEEPLHWGVDNEHQVIAINYTSGTTGKPKGVMYTHRGAYLNSLGETFHNGFDGNTKYLWTLPMFHCNGWCTPWAVTAAAGTHVCLRAVRADAVWDAIDDLGITNLCGAPAVCTTIAGADRAHPVDALRITTAGAPPSPTVIGQLEALGITVVHVYGLTEVYGPYTICEYQESWNDRTPDERAALISRQGVGMVQAENARVVDENMVDVPADGETMGEIVLRGNNVMLGYFRDPEATAQAFAGGWFHTGDLGVMHADGYIQLKDRAKDIIISGGENISTVEVEQAIISHPAVLDVAVVGVPHEKWGERPKAFVLVKPGQSVTAEEIVAHTRTLLAGYKVPDEIVFPLDLPRTPTGKVLKFELRRSEPTG; via the coding sequence GTGCCCGAACTTTCCGCCTCGGCGAACCACACCCCGCTCAGTCCGCTGCGCTTCCTGGACCGTTCGGCATCGGTGTTCCCCGACAAGACGGCGATCGTCCACGGGGACCGCCGCTACACCTACCGCGAGTTCGCGGACGAGGCGGCGCAGCTCGCACGGGTCCTGCGGTCGCGGATCGAACCCGGTGACCGAGTCGCGTACCTGTGCCCCAACACCCCGGAGATGCTGATGGCGCACTTCGCGGTGCCGCTCGCGGGTGGCGTGCTGGTGGCGCTCAACTCCCGCCTGGCCGGACCCGAACTCGAGTACATCCTCGATCACGCCGGCGTGAAGATCCTCTTCGTGGACTCCGAGTTGGTGGACTCGGTGCGCACCGTGCGGGCGAACGTCGGCAGCGTCGCCGAGATCATCGAGATACCGGACTCGACGATCTCGCGCCCCGACGTCCCCGCCGGTGTGGTCACGGGCGTCTACGACGAGTTCCTCCGCAGCCGCGACGGGCTCACCGAGGAGCCGCTGCACTGGGGCGTGGACAACGAACACCAAGTCATCGCGATCAACTACACGTCCGGCACCACCGGAAAGCCCAAGGGCGTCATGTACACCCACCGCGGCGCCTACCTGAATTCGCTGGGCGAGACGTTCCACAACGGGTTCGACGGCAACACCAAGTACCTGTGGACACTGCCGATGTTCCACTGCAACGGCTGGTGCACCCCGTGGGCGGTGACCGCGGCCGCCGGCACCCACGTGTGCCTGCGGGCGGTCCGCGCCGACGCGGTCTGGGACGCGATCGACGACCTCGGCATCACGAATCTGTGTGGCGCCCCGGCGGTCTGCACCACCATCGCCGGCGCCGACCGGGCTCACCCCGTCGATGCCCTGCGCATCACCACGGCCGGCGCTCCCCCGTCGCCGACCGTCATCGGCCAGCTCGAGGCGCTCGGCATCACCGTCGTGCACGTCTACGGGCTCACCGAGGTGTACGGGCCGTACACGATCTGCGAGTACCAGGAGTCGTGGAACGACCGCACCCCCGACGAGCGGGCCGCGTTGATCTCCCGCCAGGGCGTCGGCATGGTGCAGGCCGAGAACGCGCGCGTCGTCGACGAGAACATGGTCGACGTGCCCGCCGACGGCGAGACGATGGGCGAGATCGTCCTGCGGGGCAACAACGTGATGCTGGGCTACTTCCGTGATCCCGAGGCGACCGCGCAGGCGTTCGCGGGCGGCTGGTTCCACACCGGCGACCTCGGCGTCATGCACGCCGACGGCTACATCCAGCTCAAGGACCGCGCCAAGGACATCATCATCTCGGGCGGCGAGAACATCTCGACCGTCGAGGTGGAGCAGGCGATCATCTCGCATCCCGCGGTCCTCGACGTCGCCGTGGTGGGAGTGCCGCACGAGAAGTGGGGCGAGCGCCCCAAGGCGTTCGTGCTCGTGAAGCCGGGGCAATCGGTGACCGCCGAGGAGATCGTCGCGCACACGCGCACGCTGCTCGCCGGCTACAAGGTGCCCGACGAGATCGTGTTCCCCCTCGACCTGCCGCGCACCCCCACCGGCAAGGTGCTCAAGTTCGAACTGCGGCGCTCAGAGCCAACCGGCTGA
- a CDS encoding helix-turn-helix transcriptional regulator has translation MTDTLRPSDEDAIRAELRYLRTSTSLPVLFGGMADGPSMRLSGFVGTRGTMLRDLVIDTACGLGGRVMAEQRPGAVQDYANSRHITHDYDHEVASEGIESLLAAPVVVRGTTRAAVYGGLRTNLPIGEVTAEAVMRSARKLAREIEIRDEVDRRITMIDNARTEPVAHRDPRVSEGITESYLALRSIADRLDDAALSAEVQAVEQKLRGLTTGGSAPAKVSLSAREFEVLVHVALGCRNAEIGQRLGLRLDTIKSYMRNIMTKLDVHGRHEAVVEARRQGLIP, from the coding sequence ATGACCGACACCCTGAGACCGAGCGACGAGGACGCGATCCGCGCCGAACTCCGGTACCTGCGCACCAGCACGTCGCTACCGGTGCTGTTCGGCGGCATGGCGGACGGGCCAAGCATGCGGCTGTCCGGCTTCGTCGGGACCCGCGGCACGATGCTGCGCGACCTCGTGATCGACACCGCGTGCGGCCTGGGCGGCCGGGTGATGGCCGAGCAGCGGCCCGGCGCGGTCCAGGACTACGCGAACTCGCGGCACATCACACACGACTACGACCACGAGGTGGCCAGCGAGGGTATCGAGTCGCTGCTCGCGGCCCCCGTCGTGGTGCGCGGGACGACGCGCGCCGCGGTGTACGGAGGCCTGCGCACCAACCTGCCGATCGGTGAGGTGACGGCCGAGGCGGTGATGCGGTCGGCGCGCAAGCTCGCCCGCGAGATCGAGATCCGCGACGAAGTGGACCGCCGGATCACGATGATCGACAACGCGCGCACCGAACCGGTGGCCCACCGGGATCCGCGGGTGTCGGAGGGGATCACCGAGAGCTACCTGGCCTTGCGCTCGATCGCGGACCGGCTCGACGACGCCGCCCTCAGCGCCGAGGTGCAGGCCGTGGAACAGAAGTTGCGCGGCCTCACCACCGGGGGCTCGGCGCCGGCCAAGGTGTCGCTGTCGGCGCGGGAATTCGAGGTACTCGTCCACGTCGCGCTCGGCTGCCGGAACGCCGAGATCGGGCAGCGGCTGGGGCTGCGCCTCGACACGATCAAGAGCTACATGCGCAACATCATGACCAAGCTCGACGTCCACGGCCGGCACGAGGCCGTCGTCGAGGCTCGGCGGCAGGGCCTCATTCCGTAG
- a CDS encoding MFS transporter codes for MRPTVTRPQPVPADHVVRVREAPTGRWPARHFHGIGYVLAILLLGTNMPTALYGVYRSEFGFSPVTQTAIFAVYAAALVPTLFLFGPLSDRIGRRPILMIALLAGVVGAAVLATADSTAWLFAGRILQGISVGACSAAGTAALLEHVPARNPVRAARAATASTALGAALGPLFAGAIAEYLPYPTVLPYVLFTVALLPGVVALMVLPKPDGGARTTGGRLIELPRVPREIRSVFLRATFPSAVAWAAVGLFQSVVPSWVAEMLGVSNLLIGAGTAALVMSCSVVSQLSMRGLDPVVAQRIGLGLMFVGMVGVVVVDRLRSLPLLFVVAVSVGVGHGFAFAGGMQRVGTAIATRARDAGGSVLAAFFTLTYVGTGVPAIAAGLLMTYQGTSAAVAEFAAATALACLIALVLNRTRRGPASDVATE; via the coding sequence GTGCGCCCGACCGTCACCCGCCCGCAGCCAGTTCCAGCCGATCACGTCGTCCGCGTACGCGAGGCGCCGACCGGGCGCTGGCCGGCCCGCCACTTCCACGGCATCGGGTACGTGCTGGCGATCCTGCTGCTGGGCACGAACATGCCGACCGCGTTGTACGGCGTCTACCGGTCCGAATTCGGGTTCAGCCCCGTCACGCAGACGGCGATCTTCGCGGTGTACGCGGCCGCCCTGGTGCCGACGCTCTTCCTGTTCGGACCGCTGTCGGATCGGATCGGGCGACGCCCGATCCTGATGATCGCGCTCCTCGCCGGAGTCGTCGGCGCGGCCGTCCTCGCGACCGCCGATTCGACGGCGTGGCTGTTCGCCGGGCGCATTCTGCAGGGAATCTCGGTGGGCGCCTGTTCGGCCGCCGGGACGGCCGCGCTGCTCGAGCACGTCCCGGCGCGCAACCCGGTCCGCGCGGCGCGCGCGGCGACCGCGAGTACCGCGCTGGGTGCGGCGCTGGGTCCGCTGTTCGCGGGCGCGATCGCCGAGTACCTCCCCTACCCGACGGTGCTCCCCTACGTGCTCTTCACGGTGGCCCTCCTCCCCGGCGTCGTCGCGTTGATGGTGCTGCCGAAGCCGGACGGCGGGGCGCGGACCACCGGCGGCCGCCTGATCGAACTGCCCCGCGTCCCTCGCGAGATCCGCTCGGTGTTCCTGCGCGCGACCTTCCCGTCCGCTGTCGCCTGGGCCGCCGTGGGGCTGTTCCAGTCGGTGGTGCCGTCGTGGGTCGCGGAGATGCTCGGCGTCTCCAACCTGTTGATCGGTGCCGGGACGGCCGCCCTCGTGATGTCGTGTTCGGTGGTGTCCCAGCTGAGCATGCGCGGGCTGGATCCGGTTGTCGCGCAGCGGATCGGACTCGGCCTGATGTTCGTCGGAATGGTCGGCGTGGTCGTCGTCGACCGGCTGCGCAGTCTGCCGTTGCTGTTCGTCGTGGCCGTCTCCGTCGGCGTCGGGCACGGCTTCGCGTTCGCGGGCGGAATGCAGCGGGTCGGTACAGCGATCGCGACGCGGGCACGCGACGCCGGCGGCTCCGTGCTCGCCGCCTTCTTCACACTCACGTACGTCGGGACCGGCGTGCCCGCGATCGCCGCGGGGCTCCTCATGACCTACCAGGGCACATCGGCTGCGGTTGCCGAGTTCGCGGCGGCGACAGCGCTGGCCTGCCTGATCGCACTGGTGCTCAACAGGACCCGACGCGGACCGGCATCGGACGTGGCTACGGAATGA
- a CDS encoding FadR/GntR family transcriptional regulator, whose protein sequence is MTVVQKESAYQQALDWMRARISSGDWAVGERIPIEPELMELLGVGRNTLREAIKCLTSTGILEIRRGAGTFVRARTDIGGLLTRQVAVSEMLHVYEVRRALELEAVRLACARRTDDDVRRLREALDRRNETGRSGDGAAFADADLAFHVAVVAAAHNPVLDELFAGISEPLRATYDFTDGVHEPELGAAHHQHVVDGIEQGDEVLAARGTCGHLDLFVSGVHERRADAEGSSQSG, encoded by the coding sequence GTGACGGTGGTGCAGAAGGAATCGGCGTACCAGCAGGCGCTGGACTGGATGCGCGCCCGGATCTCCTCGGGCGACTGGGCGGTGGGCGAGCGCATTCCCATCGAGCCGGAGCTGATGGAGTTGCTCGGCGTCGGGCGGAACACCCTCCGGGAGGCGATCAAGTGCCTGACATCGACCGGGATCCTCGAGATCCGGCGGGGCGCGGGCACCTTCGTGCGTGCCCGTACCGACATCGGTGGGCTGCTCACCCGGCAGGTCGCCGTCTCCGAGATGCTGCACGTCTACGAAGTGCGTCGGGCCCTCGAGCTCGAGGCCGTGCGACTCGCGTGCGCCCGCCGCACCGACGACGACGTCCGCCGTCTGCGTGAGGCCCTGGATCGGCGTAACGAGACCGGCCGCAGTGGGGACGGTGCCGCGTTCGCCGACGCCGATCTCGCCTTCCACGTCGCGGTGGTGGCCGCCGCCCACAACCCGGTCCTCGACGAACTGTTCGCCGGCATCTCCGAGCCGCTGCGGGCGACCTACGACTTCACCGACGGCGTGCACGAACCGGAACTCGGGGCGGCGCACCACCAGCACGTCGTCGACGGGATCGAGCAGGGCGACGAGGTGCTCGCCGCGCGGGGCACGTGCGGCCATCTCGACCTGTTCGTCTCCGGGGTGCACGAACGCCGGGCCGATGCCGAAGGCTCGTCGCAATCCGGGTAG
- a CDS encoding magnesium and cobalt transport protein CorA: protein MAPRHPGHAPAPHHSAVESSVVNSAVYRDGRRIASPATLAEALDSLPDASSMAWIGLYRPSDAQLHAAAKQFDLHELAVEDAIVAHQRPKLERYGDTLFVVLRAARYLDESETVDFGELHIFCGPTFVLTVRHSESPDLSNVRTRMESDPELLKLGPEAVLYAILDAVVDGYAPVVAGLQNDIDEIETEVFSGDPMVSRRIYELSREVIEFQRATKPLLAMLRALSAGFDKYKTDEELQKYLRDVTDHATTVVERVDGFRDLLANMLTVNATLVSQAQNEEMRNLTQASYAQNEEIKKISSWAAILFAPTLIGTVYGMNFDNIPELHWAGGYPFALILMFLTCFSLYTIFKKRGWL, encoded by the coding sequence ATGGCTCCGCGACATCCGGGCCACGCGCCCGCGCCGCACCACAGCGCGGTGGAGTCGAGCGTGGTCAACAGTGCCGTCTACCGTGACGGTCGGCGCATCGCCTCGCCCGCCACGCTCGCCGAGGCGCTCGACAGCCTGCCGGACGCCTCGTCGATGGCGTGGATCGGTCTGTACCGTCCCTCCGACGCCCAACTGCACGCTGCGGCAAAGCAGTTCGATCTCCACGAGCTCGCGGTCGAGGACGCGATCGTGGCGCACCAGCGCCCCAAGCTCGAGCGCTACGGCGACACCCTGTTCGTCGTGCTCCGTGCCGCGCGGTACCTCGACGAGTCGGAGACCGTCGACTTCGGCGAGCTGCACATCTTCTGCGGCCCCACATTCGTCCTCACCGTCCGGCACAGCGAGTCGCCGGACCTGTCGAACGTTCGAACGCGCATGGAGAGCGATCCCGAACTTCTCAAGCTCGGGCCCGAGGCGGTGCTCTACGCGATCCTCGACGCCGTCGTCGACGGCTACGCGCCGGTCGTCGCCGGCCTGCAGAACGACATCGACGAGATCGAGACCGAGGTGTTCAGCGGCGACCCGATGGTGTCGCGACGCATCTACGAACTCTCCCGCGAGGTCATCGAGTTCCAGCGCGCCACCAAGCCTCTGCTCGCCATGCTCCGGGCGCTGTCCGCCGGCTTCGACAAGTACAAGACCGACGAGGAACTGCAGAAGTACCTGCGCGACGTCACCGACCATGCGACCACCGTCGTCGAGCGCGTCGACGGGTTCCGGGACTTGCTCGCGAACATGCTGACGGTGAACGCGACGCTCGTGTCGCAGGCGCAGAACGAGGAGATGCGCAACCTTACGCAGGCCAGCTATGCGCAGAACGAGGAGATCAAGAAGATCTCGTCGTGGGCCGCAATCCTGTTCGCGCCCACCCTCATCGGCACCGTGTACGGCATGAACTTCGACAACATCCCGGAACTGCACTGGGCGGGCGGCTACCCCTTCGCGCTGATCCTGATGTTCCTGACCTGCTTCAGCCTCTACACGATCTTCAAGAAGCGCGGCTGGCTGTAG
- a CDS encoding OsmC family protein has protein sequence MTTAAVTHLSAIVAATGDAVSEDATKAHVVFRASAQAHDAVASTVRLGKYSVEVDEPPALGGENTAPNPVEYYLASLLSCHVVTYRFWAERLGIRVDDIKARAEGDLDVRGFFGFDDAVRPGFGEVRVVVTITGPESRERYLELHAAAEAHCPVLDLTRNPTPVVSVLETVESNG, from the coding sequence ATGACCACTGCAGCAGTCACGCATCTCTCCGCGATCGTCGCCGCCACCGGCGACGCCGTCTCCGAGGACGCCACCAAGGCGCACGTCGTCTTCCGCGCGTCGGCGCAGGCCCACGACGCCGTCGCCAGCACCGTCAGGCTCGGCAAGTACTCCGTCGAGGTGGACGAGCCGCCGGCCCTCGGCGGCGAGAACACCGCACCCAACCCGGTCGAGTACTACCTGGCCTCGCTGCTGTCGTGCCACGTGGTGACGTACCGGTTCTGGGCCGAGCGCCTCGGCATCCGGGTCGACGACATCAAGGCCCGCGCCGAGGGTGACCTCGACGTCCGCGGCTTCTTCGGGTTCGACGACGCCGTCCGCCCGGGATTCGGGGAGGTCCGTGTGGTCGTGACCATCACCGGGCCGGAATCGCGCGAGCGCTACCTGGAACTGCACGCGGCGGCCGAGGCGCACTGCCCGGTGCTGGACCTGACGCGCAATCCGACGCCGGTCGTCTCGGTGCTCGAAACCGTCGAGTCGAACGGCTGA
- a CDS encoding PLP-dependent aminotransferase family protein yields MSKSWVNFAERLGSDLHLELTGTGSRRAALAEALRTAIQDGRLAAGTALPPYRSLAADLGIARNTVAATYSELVAEGWLTARQGSGTRVAERSAPLPRPRTPGRPTTATAVPEHNLLQGQPDASAFPRKAWATSTRRALANAPNSAFGPGDPQGRLELRTALAHYLARARGVRAEPERIVICAGFSDALRLLFGGGVLRGTLAVEAYGLAFHRALLASAGVRIVPLGLDEHGSRTSELDDHDDVRAALLTPAHQFPVGGPLDPVRRHAAVEWARRHGGTVIEDDYDGEFRYDREPVGAVQALDPDHVVYVGSASKSLSPALRLGWMVLPEPLVDAVLEVKGRRERWTGVVDQLTFADLIASGAYDRHVRQMRQRYRARRNSLAAALAEHAPHIEPTGIAAGLHAVLRLPPGTEASTVEAAAAQGIALDGLAGYRHPDAAPAFDGLVVGYAAPSDHALTPALAALCRILPPRP; encoded by the coding sequence ATGTCGAAATCATGGGTCAATTTCGCCGAACGGCTCGGCTCCGACCTGCACCTCGAGCTGACCGGAACCGGTTCGCGCCGAGCAGCTCTCGCGGAGGCGCTGCGCACCGCGATCCAGGACGGCCGACTCGCCGCGGGGACCGCACTTCCGCCCTATCGGTCGCTCGCGGCCGACCTCGGCATCGCACGGAACACCGTCGCCGCCACCTACTCCGAACTGGTCGCCGAGGGCTGGCTCACCGCACGGCAGGGTTCGGGCACCCGCGTGGCGGAACGCTCTGCGCCCCTCCCGCGGCCGCGCACGCCCGGGAGACCGACCACCGCGACCGCCGTGCCCGAGCACAATCTCCTGCAGGGACAGCCCGACGCCTCCGCCTTCCCGAGGAAGGCATGGGCGACCTCGACCCGCCGCGCGCTCGCGAACGCACCCAACAGCGCCTTCGGGCCCGGCGACCCCCAGGGGCGACTCGAGTTGCGGACCGCGCTCGCGCACTACCTCGCCCGCGCCCGGGGTGTGCGGGCCGAGCCCGAGCGCATCGTGATCTGCGCCGGATTCTCCGACGCCCTGCGTCTGCTGTTCGGCGGCGGCGTGCTGCGCGGGACGCTGGCGGTCGAGGCGTACGGTCTGGCGTTCCACCGCGCTCTGCTGGCGTCCGCGGGTGTCCGGATCGTGCCGCTGGGCCTGGACGAACACGGCTCCCGGACATCGGAACTGGACGACCACGACGACGTCCGCGCGGCACTGCTCACCCCGGCCCACCAGTTCCCGGTCGGTGGCCCGCTGGACCCGGTGCGCCGCCACGCGGCGGTGGAATGGGCACGCCGGCACGGCGGCACGGTGATCGAGGACGACTACGACGGTGAGTTCCGGTACGACCGCGAACCGGTCGGCGCGGTCCAGGCTCTCGACCCCGACCACGTCGTCTACGTCGGGTCGGCCAGCAAGAGTCTCTCGCCCGCCTTACGCCTGGGCTGGATGGTGCTGCCGGAACCGCTGGTCGACGCCGTCCTCGAGGTCAAGGGCCGGCGCGAACGGTGGACCGGCGTGGTCGACCAACTCACCTTCGCCGATCTGATTGCCTCCGGGGCCTACGACCGGCACGTCCGGCAGATGCGTCAGCGCTATCGGGCTCGCCGTAACAGTCTGGCCGCTGCTCTCGCCGAGCATGCACCGCACATCGAACCCACGGGCATCGCCGCGGGACTGCACGCCGTGCTGCGACTGCCGCCCGGCACCGAGGCATCGACCGTGGAAGCCGCTGCAGCGCAGGGAATTGCACTCGACGGACTCGCGGGCTACCGCCACCCCGACGCCGCACCCGCCTTCGACGGCCTGGTCGTCGGCTATGCGGCGCCGTCGGACCACGCGCTCACCCCGGCACTCGCCGCGCTGTGCCGGATCCTGCCGCCGCGCCCGTGA
- a CDS encoding carboxymuconolactone decarboxylase family protein codes for MTTTAAPRLTFADAAPKAFRALLGLDAAAREGVDPALIELIQIRSSQLNGCAYCLHMHVGDARAAGEDEMRLHMVAVWREARHFFSEREQAALALTEAVTLIAGGVPDAVYAEAAAHFDDTEIAHVLAVIFTINTWNRLAISTGKVAGTDERRRH; via the coding sequence ATGACTACTACTGCCGCCCCTCGACTCACCTTCGCCGACGCCGCCCCGAAGGCGTTCCGGGCCCTGCTCGGTCTCGACGCCGCGGCCCGCGAGGGCGTCGACCCGGCCCTGATCGAGCTGATCCAGATCCGCTCCTCCCAGCTCAACGGCTGTGCCTACTGCCTGCACATGCACGTGGGTGACGCGCGCGCGGCGGGCGAGGACGAGATGCGCCTGCACATGGTTGCGGTGTGGCGCGAGGCTCGGCACTTCTTCTCCGAGCGCGAACAGGCCGCGCTCGCGCTGACCGAGGCCGTGACGCTGATTGCAGGCGGAGTGCCGGATGCCGTGTATGCCGAGGCCGCGGCGCACTTCGACGACACGGAGATCGCCCACGTCCTCGCGGTGATCTTCACGATCAACACCTGGAATCGGCTCGCTATCAGCACCGGTAAGGTCGCCGGCACCGACGAGCGTCGCCGACACTGA
- a CDS encoding ATP-dependent DNA ligase: MDLPIAPPLQPMLAKAASGVPEQPAGEPVWSYEPKWDGFRAIVFRDGDDVVFGSRGGKDLARYFPEMVDAVRAELPSRCVVDGELVVPREIGGRTRLDWGSLSERIHPADSRVRLLAAETPAQFIGFDLLALGDDDFTKRPFAERRAALLGAVGGGPSCHVTAATLDATTAERWFETFEGAGLDGVVAKRLDGHYLPNKREMVKVKHSRTADVVAIGYRPHKSQPGIGSILLGLYDDGELHMVGGASAFTAKRRVELLAELEPLRVGDDVVAEGEATRWRSSADRSWVPLRPERVLEVAYDQMEGGLGERGSQAGVRFRHAARFLRWRPDRAPESCTFDQLEVPLRYDLADVLTGEH, from the coding sequence GTGGATCTCCCGATCGCGCCACCCCTGCAACCGATGCTGGCCAAGGCCGCATCCGGAGTGCCCGAGCAACCCGCCGGTGAACCCGTGTGGTCGTACGAGCCGAAGTGGGACGGATTCCGTGCCATCGTGTTCCGCGACGGTGACGACGTCGTGTTCGGGTCACGCGGCGGCAAGGACCTCGCGCGCTACTTCCCGGAGATGGTCGACGCGGTGCGCGCGGAGTTGCCGTCGCGGTGCGTCGTCGACGGCGAACTGGTGGTGCCGCGCGAGATCGGCGGACGCACCCGGCTGGACTGGGGTTCGCTGTCCGAGCGCATCCATCCCGCCGACAGCCGGGTGAGGCTGCTCGCCGCCGAGACCCCGGCCCAGTTCATCGGGTTCGACCTGCTGGCGCTCGGGGACGACGACTTCACGAAGCGACCCTTCGCGGAGCGCCGGGCGGCATTGCTCGGTGCCGTGGGCGGCGGACCGAGCTGTCACGTCACCGCGGCCACCCTCGACGCGACGACCGCCGAACGCTGGTTCGAGACGTTCGAGGGCGCCGGACTCGACGGTGTCGTCGCCAAGCGGCTCGACGGCCACTACCTGCCGAACAAGCGGGAGATGGTGAAGGTCAAGCACTCCCGGACGGCCGATGTCGTGGCGATCGGCTACCGGCCGCACAAGAGTCAGCCGGGCATCGGGTCGATCCTGCTGGGCCTGTACGACGACGGCGAGCTGCACATGGTCGGCGGAGCGTCGGCGTTCACCGCGAAGCGCCGCGTCGAACTGCTCGCCGAACTCGAACCGCTGCGGGTGGGGGACGACGTCGTCGCCGAGGGCGAGGCCACGCGGTGGCGGTCGAGTGCCGACCGCAGCTGGGTCCCCCTGCGCCCCGAACGGGTGCTCGAGGTCGCGTACGACCAGATGGAAGGCGGGCTCGGCGAACGCGGCAGCCAGGCGGGCGTCCGTTTCCGGCACGCCGCCCGGTTCCTGCGGTGGCGTCCCGACCGGGCGCCGGAGTCGTGCACGTTCGACCAGCTCGAGGTCCCGCTGCGCTACGACCTCGCCGACGTCCTGACAGGAGAGCACTGA